One stretch of Clavelina lepadiformis chromosome 6, kaClaLepa1.1, whole genome shotgun sequence DNA includes these proteins:
- the LOC143462315 gene encoding uncharacterized protein LOC143462315 isoform X1, whose product MKIMKKLCTSSISDAETTRPTFSKVVLSRHQARNFGNISKECGTTVRSKGSKTEKQKNDSQSDTEEEIYGEFGSSCGTFKGNKARENFVPKTSFSVNDFSNRKNITLEESFVEEKTIPLVKTSNKNHAKPSNCPQRVSRYSSMSSTSLFNKLCVAPEIPYKPQHLRPSLNGVTAPPIPPRVLNHDAAVQRRQLNEEYFENLFHDVHSISRHNDEFSEAIAASFKLNVENNTSQCTEHYYYAGSETKTFPMNFQNDVISDDSMSVQGQSKSQCDVYDGSSFKMTQKRCFGKAHFCSCLRDSATGLLHSVRNLNQCGWYWGNMTWQDAELMLNQCPNEVGLFLVRDSQDPLHILTVTVRTAENTIRHIRVEHTNGKFQLYDPDGNMNHEVAEYVCHPNIVVFLERAMRHSATGNFLYFCRPTNMGQAPVQIRLIRPVSRYSCMKSLKYYTRFVIRLQFPPERIIHLPIPNELKKYLLKSPYFDPVEDLQCVTVENSVNNNDVLVGD is encoded by the exons atgaaaattatgaaaaaattgtgtACTTCTAGTATTAGTGATGCTGAAACCACAAGACCTACATTCAGTAAAGTTGTTTTGTCAAGACATCAAGcaagaaattttggaaatatCTCAAAAGAATGTGGAACTACTGTAAGAAGTAAAGGtagtaaaacagaaaaacagaaaaatgatTCACAGAGTGATACTGAAGAAGAGATTTATGGTGAATTTGGCTCAAGTTGTGGTACATTTAAAGGTAATAAAGCAAGAGAGAATTTTGTGCCAAAAACTTCGTTCAGTGTAAATGACTTTTCCAATCGGAAAAATATAACACTTGAAGAATCTTTTGTTGAAGAAAAGACTATTCCACTTGtaaaaacatcaaacaaaaatcatgCAAAGCCAAGTAATTGCCCGCAAAGGGTTTCACGTTACTCATCAATGTCATCCACTTCACTGTTTAATAAACTATGCGTTGCTCCAGAAATTCCTTATAAACCTCAGCATTTAAGGCCAAGTTTGAATGGTGTAACTGCCCCACCAATACCTCCTCGAGTCTTAAATCATGATGCAGCAGTTCAGCGGAGACAGTTaaatgaagaatattttgaaaatttgtttcatgATGTTCACAGCATTTCCAGACACAATGATGAATTCAGTGAAGCAATTGCTGCATCTTTTAAGTTAAATGTGGAAAACAACACTAGTCAATGTACTGAACATTATTATTATGCAGGgtctgaaacaaaaactttccCTATGAACTTTCAAAATGATGTCATCAGTGATGATTCTATGTCTGTGCAGGGGCAAAGTAAATCGCAATGTGATGTCTATGATGGTTCATCTTTTAAAATGACTCAAAAAAGATGTTTTGGTAAGGCGCACTTTTGCTCTTGTCTTCGTGACTCTGCTACTGGATTGTTGCATAGTGTAAGGAATCTTAACCAGTGTGGTTGGTACTGGGGCAATATGACATGGCAAGATGCAGAGTTAATGTTAAACCAGTGTCCAAATGAAGTTG GCTTGTTTTTGGTTCGGGACAGTCAGGATCCATTACACATTTTGACGGTCACTGTTCGAACTGCAGAAAACACCATTCGCCATATTAGAGTTGAACACACAAATG GAAAGTTTCAGTTGTATGATCCTGATGGAAACATGAACCACGAGGTTGCTGAATATGTCTGCCATCCTAATATCGTCGTATTTCTTGAACGTGCTATGAGACATTCAGCAACTGGAAATTTTCTCTATTTTTGCCGTCCAACAAACATGGGTCAAGCTCCTGTTCAAATACG GCTTATCAGACCAGTTTCACGTTATTCATGCATGAAGTCGTTGAAGTATTATACACGATTCGTGATACGACTGCAGTTTCCACCAGAACGCATCATTCATCTTCCAATCCCAAATGAACTTAAAAAGTATTTATTGAAATCTCCATATTTTGATCCGGTTGAAGATCTGCAATGTGTAACTGTGGAAAATTCTGTTAACAATAACGATGTACTCGTAGGAGACTAA
- the LOC143462315 gene encoding uncharacterized protein LOC143462315 isoform X2: MKIMKKLCTSSISDAETTRPTFSKVVLSRHQARNFGNISKECGTTVRSKGSKTEKQKNDSQSDTEEEIYGEFGSSCGTFKGNKARENFVPKTSFSVNDFSNRKNITLEESFVEEKTIPLVKTSNKNHAKPSNCPQRVSRYSSMSSTSLFNKLCVAPEIPYKPQHLRPSLNGVTAPPIPPRVLNHDAAVQRRQLNEEYFENLFHDVHSISRHNDEFSEAIAASFKLNVENNTSQCTEHYYYAGSETKTFPMNFQNDVISDDSMSVQGQSKSQCDVYDGSSFKMTQKRCFGKAHFCSCLRDSATGLLHSVRNLNQCGWYWGNMTWQDAELMLNQCPNEVGLFLVRDSQDPLHILTVTVRTAENTIRHIRVEHTNGKFQLYDPDGNMNHEVAEYVCHPNIVVFLERAMRHSATGNFLYFCRPTNMGQAPVQIRFLYLIVLAKLLGSPLLLHVWKMKNPEI, from the exons atgaaaattatgaaaaaattgtgtACTTCTAGTATTAGTGATGCTGAAACCACAAGACCTACATTCAGTAAAGTTGTTTTGTCAAGACATCAAGcaagaaattttggaaatatCTCAAAAGAATGTGGAACTACTGTAAGAAGTAAAGGtagtaaaacagaaaaacagaaaaatgatTCACAGAGTGATACTGAAGAAGAGATTTATGGTGAATTTGGCTCAAGTTGTGGTACATTTAAAGGTAATAAAGCAAGAGAGAATTTTGTGCCAAAAACTTCGTTCAGTGTAAATGACTTTTCCAATCGGAAAAATATAACACTTGAAGAATCTTTTGTTGAAGAAAAGACTATTCCACTTGtaaaaacatcaaacaaaaatcatgCAAAGCCAAGTAATTGCCCGCAAAGGGTTTCACGTTACTCATCAATGTCATCCACTTCACTGTTTAATAAACTATGCGTTGCTCCAGAAATTCCTTATAAACCTCAGCATTTAAGGCCAAGTTTGAATGGTGTAACTGCCCCACCAATACCTCCTCGAGTCTTAAATCATGATGCAGCAGTTCAGCGGAGACAGTTaaatgaagaatattttgaaaatttgtttcatgATGTTCACAGCATTTCCAGACACAATGATGAATTCAGTGAAGCAATTGCTGCATCTTTTAAGTTAAATGTGGAAAACAACACTAGTCAATGTACTGAACATTATTATTATGCAGGgtctgaaacaaaaactttccCTATGAACTTTCAAAATGATGTCATCAGTGATGATTCTATGTCTGTGCAGGGGCAAAGTAAATCGCAATGTGATGTCTATGATGGTTCATCTTTTAAAATGACTCAAAAAAGATGTTTTGGTAAGGCGCACTTTTGCTCTTGTCTTCGTGACTCTGCTACTGGATTGTTGCATAGTGTAAGGAATCTTAACCAGTGTGGTTGGTACTGGGGCAATATGACATGGCAAGATGCAGAGTTAATGTTAAACCAGTGTCCAAATGAAGTTG GCTTGTTTTTGGTTCGGGACAGTCAGGATCCATTACACATTTTGACGGTCACTGTTCGAACTGCAGAAAACACCATTCGCCATATTAGAGTTGAACACACAAATG GAAAGTTTCAGTTGTATGATCCTGATGGAAACATGAACCACGAGGTTGCTGAATATGTCTGCCATCCTAATATCGTCGTATTTCTTGAACGTGCTATGAGACATTCAGCAACTGGAAATTTTCTCTATTTTTGCCGTCCAACAAACATGGGTCAAGCTCCTGTTCAAATACG GTTTCTGTATTTGATTGTCCTGGCAAAACTTCTTGGCTCTCCACTACTTTTGCATGTTTGGAAAATGAAAAACCCTGAAATTTAA